One part of the Parabacteroides distasonis ATCC 8503 genome encodes these proteins:
- a CDS encoding M56 family metallopeptidase: MTPEFAYLLKVNVAFVLFYAFYRLFFYKDTFFKLRRAILLAFFGLALFYPLLNIQDWVRQQEPIADVIYMYSAMLPEATAKADAAASVDWYGWLLGSLGFIYWGIVAFLCGRFLVQLSSILWLAHTSERVVIHETPVYALRKAAGPFSFFRMVFLHPESHSDKETDEILTHECTHVSQWHSIDVILSEMMCMACWFNPFVWLLKREVRHNLEYLADNTVIQSGYDSKSYQYHLLGLAHHQSVTTLYNSFNVLHLKNRIMMMNKKRSPGIVRTKYLIFIPLVGILMLLSNIEAVARLTVRLANEATVSNAMVTATGILVDETGQPLIGASVVVKGGKERTITDRKGAFSLEVPANAILRCSYQGRESQEVLAADMTNNTHLSLSSKSREMNEQVFTVVEKMPSFPGGDAELLKYIATNIKYPKESQDNGEQGRVICSFIVGRDGSVNNPEVLRGVTPLLNEEAVRVINTMPRWNPGMQRGKAVAVKYTVPITFRLKSPVEEAKEETLTVVDVMPQYPGGDRELLKFIAQSIKYPTDAQEAGVQGRVICSFVVDKKGNIVEPKIIRGIDPSLDAEALRVIGMMPRWTPGRQDGKAVRVLYTVPITFRLQ, translated from the coding sequence ATGACACCGGAATTTGCCTACTTATTGAAGGTAAATGTAGCCTTTGTACTCTTTTACGCCTTCTACCGGTTGTTCTTCTATAAGGACACGTTCTTCAAGCTACGTCGTGCGATATTGCTGGCGTTCTTTGGCTTGGCTCTGTTTTATCCTTTGCTGAACATCCAAGATTGGGTAAGGCAACAAGAGCCTATAGCAGATGTGATTTATATGTATTCCGCTATGTTGCCTGAGGCGACGGCGAAAGCGGATGCCGCGGCGTCCGTGGATTGGTATGGATGGTTGCTGGGATCTTTGGGGTTTATTTATTGGGGGATCGTAGCGTTCTTATGCGGACGTTTTCTCGTGCAATTAAGCAGTATCTTATGGTTGGCTCATACCAGTGAGCGTGTTGTTATTCATGAAACTCCGGTTTATGCGTTGCGGAAGGCCGCCGGGCCATTCTCCTTTTTCCGTATGGTCTTCTTGCATCCGGAGAGTCATTCGGATAAGGAAACGGATGAGATATTGACACATGAATGTACGCACGTATCCCAATGGCACTCGATTGACGTGATCTTGAGCGAGATGATGTGTATGGCTTGCTGGTTTAATCCTTTTGTATGGTTATTGAAGCGTGAGGTTAGGCATAATCTGGAGTATCTGGCGGATAACACGGTGATCCAGTCTGGTTACGATAGTAAGAGCTATCAATACCATTTATTGGGATTGGCTCATCATCAGTCCGTTACTACTTTGTATAATAGTTTCAATGTGCTGCATCTGAAGAACCGGATTATGATGATGAACAAGAAGCGGAGCCCGGGTATCGTACGTACGAAATATCTGATATTTATTCCATTGGTAGGGATCTTGATGCTGTTAAGTAATATCGAGGCGGTAGCCCGTTTGACTGTCCGTCTGGCGAATGAGGCTACGGTCTCGAACGCTATGGTGACGGCTACGGGCATTCTGGTTGATGAGACCGGGCAGCCTTTGATCGGGGCATCAGTTGTGGTGAAGGGCGGTAAAGAGAGGACTATCACGGATAGGAAAGGGGCTTTCTCTTTGGAGGTCCCTGCGAATGCGATTTTGCGATGCAGCTATCAAGGAAGGGAGTCTCAAGAGGTCTTGGCTGCTGATATGACAAATAATACCCATTTGTCCTTATCTTCCAAATCCCGTGAGATGAACGAGCAAGTATTTACCGTGGTAGAGAAGATGCCTAGTTTTCCGGGTGGGGATGCGGAGTTGTTGAAATACATAGCCACGAATATAAAGTATCCGAAAGAGAGTCAGGATAACGGGGAGCAAGGGCGTGTAATCTGCTCGTTTATCGTTGGGCGTGATGGTTCCGTCAATAATCCGGAGGTGCTTCGGGGAGTGACTCCTTTATTGAATGAGGAGGCCGTAAGGGTAATAAACACTATGCCTCGTTGGAATCCGGGAATGCAACGTGGAAAGGCGGTCGCCGTGAAATATACGGTCCCGATTACGTTCCGTTTGAAAAGTCCGGTAGAAGAAGCGAAGGAAGAGACTTTGACGGTAGTGGACGTGATGCCGCAATATCCCGGAGGGGATCGTGAATTATTGAAGTTTATCGCTCAAAGCATAAAGTATCCGACAGATGCGCAGGAAGCGGGAGTGCAAGGTCGTGTGATCTGTTCGTTTGTAGTAGATAAGAAAGGAAATATCGTGGAACCTAAAATCATACGGGGGATAGATCCCTCTTTGGATGCGGAAGCTTTGCGAGTCATCGGAATGATGCCCCGGTGGACTCCCGGTCGTCAGGACGGAAAGGCGGTCCGCGTCTTATATACGGTGCCTATTACTTTCCGGTTACAGTGA
- a CDS encoding tetratricopeptide repeat protein has translation MNEKCNLVTVLLLCCLIFPGNAQEFNWQDLVNRKQYAAVIAHADSLTLADSSNYEIMNAIGQAYEGMLRYQKAYDYYRLCFSMDTTNLDILNILARTATNLGRAEDAERYFHQVLSADSSNFYANYQLARLYFQLGEYEKAVDAYEKLQAQNEDNTVLYRAIGDCYTRMEQYPSATTAYFQAYNLNRENAGLAVALVNSLYRMGASSPDYISEGIAICDTALFYNPGNRQLLRSKGLGLYIVKQFVQADSVYSSLLADGDSTYLTLKYGGASKYYAGLYMPSVDILDMAYEQDTTSVEVCLLLGSALGKTYDRKRAYDLFDRAEKGLEPNRFLVNQLLAFRAETYQKDGRYKEASRLYYEAWKKNPERLDFLAAISHMYSEIDVSKFQSEEDRQRGLFILVLYMNESLKKKADERTMVFSRALLQSFYEDMFFRNVAEETMMDPDGKKSKISIVDLRNLINQLPEESEMVMEIRAMSARSSGKIEEAARLLYRAWKVKGTRVELLREIANLYSHPDISGFKNAEELQRGVFAQVTYAKELLKNESDLSNLTFTRPFLESLNSDMSKRGITEQTMLAPDNRKSQLSIDELQSLIQQLPETSDEVKEMIRMMNKEKALKSKK, from the coding sequence ATGAATGAGAAATGTAATTTAGTTACAGTTCTGTTACTTTGTTGCCTTATTTTTCCCGGGAATGCTCAAGAGTTTAATTGGCAAGACTTGGTGAACCGTAAGCAATATGCGGCTGTGATCGCTCATGCTGATAGCCTTACATTAGCCGATTCTTCGAATTATGAGATTATGAACGCTATCGGGCAGGCTTATGAGGGTATGCTTCGGTATCAGAAGGCTTATGACTATTACCGTCTTTGCTTTTCTATGGATACGACGAACTTGGATATCTTAAACATCTTGGCTCGGACGGCGACGAACTTAGGCCGTGCGGAGGATGCCGAGCGATATTTTCATCAGGTCTTATCCGCCGATAGCTCGAACTTCTACGCTAATTATCAGTTGGCACGTCTGTATTTCCAATTGGGGGAGTATGAGAAAGCAGTTGATGCCTATGAGAAATTGCAAGCTCAGAATGAGGATAATACTGTCTTATACCGTGCGATTGGCGATTGCTATACTCGAATGGAACAATATCCTTCCGCTACGACCGCTTATTTTCAGGCGTATAACTTGAATCGTGAGAATGCGGGGTTGGCGGTTGCGTTAGTGAATTCATTGTATCGGATGGGGGCTAGTAGCCCGGATTATATATCGGAAGGAATAGCGATTTGCGATACCGCCTTGTTTTATAATCCCGGGAATCGTCAATTATTGCGTAGTAAAGGATTGGGGCTATATATCGTGAAACAATTTGTTCAGGCGGATTCTGTCTATTCCAGTTTGTTGGCTGATGGTGATTCCACCTACCTTACCTTGAAATATGGGGGAGCCTCGAAGTATTATGCCGGTCTGTATATGCCCTCGGTAGATATCTTGGATATGGCATATGAGCAGGATACGACCTCGGTCGAGGTATGCCTCTTATTGGGTTCCGCCTTGGGTAAGACGTATGACCGGAAGCGGGCTTACGACTTATTTGACCGGGCGGAAAAGGGATTGGAACCCAATCGTTTCTTGGTAAATCAATTATTGGCCTTCCGTGCGGAGACTTACCAAAAAGACGGGAGATACAAGGAAGCGTCCCGTCTCTACTATGAGGCATGGAAGAAGAATCCGGAACGACTGGATTTCCTAGCGGCGATCTCGCATATGTATAGTGAGATTGACGTGTCTAAATTCCAGAGCGAAGAGGATCGTCAGCGAGGGCTTTTTATCTTGGTACTTTATATGAATGAGAGCTTAAAGAAAAAAGCGGACGAGAGGACGATGGTGTTTAGCCGGGCGCTTCTGCAATCCTTCTATGAGGATATGTTCTTCCGTAATGTGGCGGAGGAGACTATGATGGACCCGGATGGGAAAAAGAGCAAGATCTCTATCGTGGATTTGCGTAACCTGATCAATCAATTGCCGGAGGAATCGGAGATGGTCATGGAGATTCGTGCCATGAGCGCCAGAAGCTCGGGTAAGATAGAGGAGGCGGCCCGTCTGCTTTATCGGGCGTGGAAGGTGAAGGGTACTCGTGTAGAATTGCTTCGTGAGATCGCGAACCTATATAGCCATCCGGATATCTCCGGATTCAAGAATGCGGAGGAGCTACAGAGAGGTGTATTCGCTCAAGTGACTTACGCAAAGGAACTGTTGAAAAACGAGTCGGATCTGAGTAACTTGACTTTTACCCGGCCTTTCTTGGAGTCATTAAATTCGGATATGTCCAAACGGGGTATCACGGAGCAAACCATGCTGGCTCCAGATAACCGGAAAAGCCAGCTTTCTATAGATGAACTCCAATCTCTGATCCAACAACTGCCGGAGACATCCGATGAGGTAAAAGAGATGATACGGATGATGAACAAAGAGAAAGCGCTAAAGAGCAAGAAATGA
- a CDS encoding 6-bladed beta-propeller produces MRKLTTNAVAMLLALVGCMGCGNRSASSVDNLIRVDVMADYPEKELILQDLMDVEYIALETTDDFITKGAVKAIGKDIMLVTNRGSDGDILVFDKNGKGLRKINRLGQSGEEYTQLTGLVLDEDNDEIFVKDNPARKIGVYDLLGNYKRSFKFTDTSYYNYIFNYDRDHLICYKSYPSEKGKRECHLIISKQDGRITHEIQIPSKGIETPVVTEGEFVITPEFYLTFPDRDKWILVNTSSDTIFHYLPDGNLSPFIVRSPSISSMDTKVFLFPTVITDRYCFMRTMRKEVDFTTFKGFLGEDLVYDKQENALFSYILYNDDFINKEEVSLTSEPRNPEIAICQTLDAPDLVEAYEKGQLKGKLKEIAANLDEESNPVVMLLKKKK; encoded by the coding sequence ATGAGAAAATTAACTACGAACGCAGTGGCTATGCTGCTCGCTTTAGTCGGATGTATGGGATGTGGCAATCGGTCCGCTTCCTCTGTCGATAACCTTATAAGGGTTGATGTCATGGCCGATTATCCGGAAAAGGAACTGATACTTCAAGACCTCATGGACGTGGAATACATCGCATTGGAAACCACGGATGATTTTATAACTAAAGGTGCCGTGAAAGCGATCGGAAAGGATATCATGCTGGTGACGAATCGGGGCAGTGATGGGGATATTCTTGTTTTCGATAAAAACGGAAAGGGACTTAGGAAGATAAACCGTTTAGGGCAAAGCGGTGAGGAATACACGCAGCTTACAGGGCTTGTCTTGGATGAGGATAACGATGAGATATTCGTCAAGGATAATCCGGCGAGAAAAATAGGTGTCTATGACTTATTGGGAAACTATAAAAGGAGTTTTAAGTTCACGGATACCAGTTATTATAATTATATATTTAATTATGATCGTGATCATTTGATTTGCTATAAGAGTTATCCATCGGAAAAAGGCAAGCGGGAGTGCCATTTGATTATTTCCAAACAAGATGGCCGTATCACCCATGAGATCCAGATTCCTTCTAAGGGTATTGAGACTCCGGTTGTGACAGAAGGGGAGTTTGTCATTACGCCGGAATTTTATCTTACGTTCCCGGATCGGGATAAATGGATACTTGTCAATACATCGTCTGATACCATATTCCATTACTTGCCGGATGGTAATCTGAGTCCTTTTATCGTAAGAAGCCCTTCCATATCCTCCATGGATACGAAAGTCTTTCTTTTTCCAACCGTTATCACCGATCGCTACTGTTTTATGAGAACCATGAGAAAAGAGGTTGACTTTACGACGTTTAAAGGTTTCCTTGGTGAAGATCTGGTGTATGATAAACAAGAAAATGCCTTATTCAGCTATATTCTATACAATGATGATTTCATCAATAAGGAAGAAGTCTCTCTAACATCAGAGCCAAGAAACCCCGAAATAGCTATCTGCCAAACTCTAGATGCCCCGGACTTAGTTGAGGCTTACGAGAAAGGCCAGCTAAAAGGAAAGTTGAAGGAGATCGCCGCAAACTTGGATGAAGAGTCGAATCCTGTGGTCATGCTGCTGAAAAAGAAAAAGTAA
- a CDS encoding patatin-like phospholipase family protein, with product MRKFLLLWLVGLMLVPSVMAERKKVGLVLGGGGAKGVAHIGVLKVLEEAGIPIDYIAGTSMGAIVGGLYSVGYNAAEIDSMVRLQDWSMLLSDRVKRSSLTFPEKENSERYVFSLPFGRSKKEIAIQGMIKGQNLQNLFSNLTIGYHDSVDFNQLNIPFACVALNVVDGQEYVFHHGSLPLAMRASMAIPAVFAPVRLDSMVLVDGGIKNNYPADVARDMGADIIIGVDLGTSDLKQLERINTPWDIVGQIVALHGYEKYGPNKEQTDLLFRPNTDPYNSASFGETALDTLIDRGEQVARKQWDEILALKKKIGLSDSSDMHRKRLVHSYPVAPTDTFHIRRVLFEGIDPRDEKWLTQISGLKENSLLTVKKLQEAMSIVIGTNLYSNVSYKLVGERQEDLVLTVQEKSNSAINVGLNFNSEDIVALLLNVTFDNRARYHSKFSVTGRIGKRMYGRVDYAIERNPLRNINLSYMFTYHDLDVYNRGDKIVNTTYRHHFVELGYSDMNWLNFKLKLGARYEYFDYNSFLYTAENQKYQVKPEGFISYFAQAHLETLDRRYFPSKGVSLQADYSIYTDNFVTYKGHTFFSALKLSFLSVLPLTSHLSLLPSIDGRVLIGKDPAYPFLNVVGGDMPARYLPQQLPFAGINHMEIFDNSVAIVRLNLRQRIGQRHYISLIANYAIHENNFFDLFKGESVWGGSIGYAYNSIVGPMNTNFGLSNRNNNLQFYLNLGYSF from the coding sequence ATGAGGAAGTTCCTTTTATTGTGGTTGGTTGGGTTGATGTTGGTGCCTTCTGTGATGGCTGAGCGGAAAAAGGTTGGCTTGGTGCTGGGAGGCGGTGGGGCGAAAGGTGTCGCTCATATCGGGGTGTTGAAGGTATTGGAGGAGGCCGGCATCCCGATTGATTATATTGCCGGCACTAGTATGGGAGCTATCGTGGGGGGCTTATATTCCGTTGGATATAATGCTGCGGAAATCGATAGCATGGTGAGATTGCAGGACTGGAGTATGTTATTGAGCGACCGGGTGAAACGTAGTAGCCTTACTTTTCCGGAGAAAGAGAATTCCGAGCGTTATGTATTCTCACTCCCTTTTGGGCGGAGTAAAAAAGAGATAGCGATCCAAGGGATGATAAAAGGGCAAAATCTCCAGAACCTGTTCTCGAATCTAACGATCGGCTATCATGATTCCGTGGACTTCAATCAATTGAATATACCTTTCGCTTGTGTGGCGTTGAATGTAGTGGACGGCCAAGAATATGTTTTCCATCATGGAAGTCTTCCGTTGGCTATGCGTGCCAGTATGGCGATTCCTGCCGTGTTCGCACCGGTACGTTTGGATAGCATGGTGTTGGTAGATGGTGGGATCAAGAATAACTATCCGGCGGATGTCGCACGGGATATGGGGGCGGATATTATTATTGGCGTAGATCTGGGTACTAGCGACTTGAAACAGTTGGAGCGGATAAATACCCCTTGGGATATCGTAGGGCAGATCGTCGCCTTGCATGGTTATGAGAAATACGGACCGAATAAGGAACAAACCGATCTGTTGTTCCGCCCGAATACAGACCCTTATAATTCCGCTAGTTTTGGGGAGACGGCCTTGGATACCTTGATTGACCGGGGTGAGCAAGTCGCCCGCAAGCAATGGGATGAGATTCTTGCCTTAAAGAAGAAGATTGGTTTATCCGATAGTTCGGATATGCACCGAAAGAGATTAGTACATTCCTATCCGGTAGCCCCTACCGATACGTTTCATATCCGGCGTGTCTTGTTTGAAGGTATAGATCCTCGTGATGAGAAATGGTTGACGCAAATCAGCGGCTTGAAAGAGAATAGCTTGCTTACCGTGAAGAAATTGCAGGAAGCCATGTCTATCGTGATCGGTACAAACCTTTACTCGAATGTAAGCTATAAATTAGTCGGCGAGAGGCAGGAGGATTTGGTGCTTACGGTACAGGAAAAATCAAATAGCGCGATTAATGTGGGCCTGAATTTCAATAGCGAGGATATCGTCGCCCTATTGCTGAATGTGACTTTTGACAATCGGGCCCGTTACCATTCGAAGTTCTCCGTAACCGGGAGGATCGGGAAACGTATGTATGGGCGGGTGGACTATGCGATAGAGCGTAATCCATTGCGTAATATTAACCTGTCTTACATGTTCACGTACCATGACCTCGACGTGTATAACAGGGGAGATAAGATCGTAAATACGACGTATCGCCATCATTTCGTGGAACTCGGGTATTCGGATATGAACTGGCTGAATTTCAAGTTGAAGCTAGGAGCCCGTTATGAGTATTTCGATTATAACTCATTCCTTTATACGGCGGAAAACCAAAAGTATCAAGTAAAACCGGAAGGTTTTATCAGCTACTTCGCTCAAGCCCATCTGGAAACCTTGGACCGCCGTTACTTCCCGAGTAAAGGCGTTTCTCTGCAAGCGGATTATTCCATTTATACGGATAACTTCGTGACCTATAAAGGACATACATTCTTCTCCGCCTTGAAGCTCAGCTTCCTGTCGGTATTGCCGCTGACTTCCCATTTGAGCCTGTTACCTTCCATCGATGGGCGTGTGTTGATCGGGAAAGATCCGGCTTATCCCTTTTTGAATGTGGTGGGAGGCGATATGCCGGCACGGTATCTTCCCCAGCAACTCCCTTTCGCTGGGATCAACCATATGGAGATATTCGATAATTCCGTGGCGATTGTCCGCTTAAACTTGCGTCAGCGTATCGGGCAACGGCATTATATCTCTTTGATCGCTAATTATGCGATCCATGAGAATAATTTCTTCGATCTCTTCAAGGGAGAAAGCGTTTGGGGAGGTAGTATCGGTTATGCTTATAACAGTATAGTCGGTCCGATGAATACGAACTTCGGATTGTCGAACCGGAATAATAACCTGCAATTTTATCTGAATCTGGGTTACAGTTTCTAA
- a CDS encoding DUF2461 domain-containing protein, translated as MNEQIIEFLTELRSHNNREWFQDNKNRYDALRKVFIDEVQDLIGRISLFDPEVAGLEAKDCLFRIYRDIRFSPDKTPYKCHFAAYISQGGRASERGGYYIHLEPGGCLLSGGVWCPPPALLKKLRQDIYDHIEEFTAIIEEPTFKKTFPVLEGEMLKRMPAGYPMDSPYGYIMKHKDFSVVSYKPDNFFYAKNWMDKAVDDFKLLLPFNRFLNYTVDEYLGRV; from the coding sequence ATGAATGAACAGATCATAGAGTTCTTGACAGAGTTGAGGAGCCATAACAATCGGGAATGGTTCCAAGACAATAAAAATCGTTACGATGCGCTACGTAAGGTTTTTATCGATGAGGTACAGGATTTAATCGGTCGTATCTCTTTATTCGATCCCGAGGTAGCCGGGTTGGAGGCGAAAGATTGTTTGTTCCGGATATACAGGGATATCCGTTTCTCTCCGGATAAGACTCCTTATAAATGTCATTTCGCCGCTTACATCTCCCAAGGTGGTCGTGCCAGCGAACGGGGTGGTTATTATATCCATCTGGAGCCGGGAGGTTGCTTGCTTTCCGGTGGTGTATGGTGCCCGCCACCTGCGCTATTAAAGAAACTTCGTCAGGATATATACGATCATATCGAGGAATTTACGGCTATTATCGAGGAACCTACATTTAAGAAAACATTCCCGGTGTTAGAGGGGGAGATGCTGAAACGCATGCCTGCCGGCTATCCAATGGATTCCCCTTATGGTTATATCATGAAGCATAAGGATTTCAGCGTGGTGTCTTATAAGCCGGATAATTTCTTTTACGCTAAGAATTGGATGGATAAGGCGGTGGATGACTTTAAATTGTTATTACCATTCAATCGTTTCTTAAACTATACGGTAGATGAATATCTAGGGAGAGTTTAA
- a CDS encoding BPL-N domain-containing protein: MKTTAILFLAYLALCVQCSVPENKSTKKEISTQPIKVGVFDGHGGAQTCIWETVAAIRLDPEMEVRTITTADIANNALDSIDAIIIPGGSGKSQYLNLGTLNQQRIKDFIAKGKGAVGICAGAYLFSNTPDYTCIQLNGQQAIDIEHDNRGHGLAKFTLCEEGKKIFPELADRDTSFVIYYEGPVFINNPVDTIQSNTLAIMESDVHEEGNAPANMTNGKPFFVANNYGKGRVFSSIAHPEGTPGMMWMIPRMVRWTLNKPFIPYQSSAVRPDLFNHESLMATDDLKQEEKAFQILLSGESEQKVAALDWLEAHHSWDAKRWVQGLLYDASPAVRIRAARYIADTHYLPFLPNLQAAYRTETDKATQEELKTQLEKLTALLP, translated from the coding sequence ATGAAAACGACCGCCATCTTATTTCTTGCCTATCTGGCTTTATGCGTTCAGTGCTCAGTGCCGGAAAACAAGAGCACGAAAAAAGAGATTAGTACTCAACCGATAAAGGTGGGTGTATTCGATGGGCATGGAGGAGCACAGACCTGTATTTGGGAAACTGTCGCCGCTATCCGGCTGGACCCGGAAATGGAGGTACGTACCATTACTACAGCAGATATAGCCAATAATGCGCTCGATTCGATCGACGCTATTATTATCCCGGGAGGAAGTGGCAAAAGTCAGTACTTAAACCTAGGGACCTTAAATCAACAACGTATCAAGGACTTCATCGCTAAAGGTAAAGGGGCTGTCGGGATCTGTGCCGGAGCCTATCTATTCTCGAATACTCCCGATTACACCTGTATACAGCTAAATGGACAGCAAGCGATCGACATCGAGCATGACAACCGAGGGCATGGATTAGCGAAATTCACCTTATGCGAGGAGGGTAAGAAGATATTCCCCGAATTAGCCGACCGCGATACGAGTTTCGTCATTTACTATGAGGGACCGGTATTTATAAACAATCCGGTTGATACGATCCAAAGCAACACGCTTGCCATCATGGAAAGCGATGTGCATGAGGAAGGAAACGCCCCGGCTAATATGACAAACGGTAAGCCATTCTTCGTAGCCAATAACTACGGGAAAGGGCGTGTTTTTAGTTCCATCGCCCACCCCGAAGGTACTCCCGGCATGATGTGGATGATCCCCCGGATGGTACGTTGGACCTTGAATAAGCCTTTTATCCCTTATCAATCCTCCGCCGTACGTCCAGACCTGTTCAATCATGAATCATTAATGGCTACCGATGATTTAAAGCAGGAAGAAAAAGCCTTTCAAATCCTTTTAAGCGGAGAAAGCGAGCAAAAGGTTGCCGCCTTGGATTGGCTGGAAGCACATCATTCATGGGACGCCAAACGATGGGTACAAGGATTGCTTTATGACGCTTCACCCGCCGTCCGTATCCGGGCAGCCCGGTATATAGCGGATACCCATTACTTACCATTCTTACCCAACTTACAGGCGGCCTACCGGACAGAAACCGATAAGGCAACCCAAGAAGAGTTAAAGACGCAGCTGGAGAAACTAACAGCCTTACTTCCTTAG
- a CDS encoding LruC domain-containing protein encodes MKLFITSFLFILFSGCTKDVYDPSDKIPGEGTNPFSKVTISSNFDWSMIQISHLTVQSFDPYDGTYNYLVEVFDKSPEDQDANLLATGVCSKKTLFDKKIIYPKGESDQVYIKLTTPTGYQVTAPVTLTPGNDNVCAFDSLAVSQETTATPVSRTPTRSVSSTYTFIIEDSFPNYGDYDFNDAVIKVQMETSMKDDYVQFANIKLTFRALGGTKRAGAFIHLPGIKSKDIQKAELNGWTTTPESETETPVYALSDDIHGLFSFHEMINTDNDLPYRGKQERLITFSFAAGALKDLTIDDIDLFTTVLKREGEVLRTEIHQRNYSYTPKGVRYRYYSNDNCIWALMIPDDFKYPVEHAFIGDAYPDLLKWVSGDSKHVQWYKSKNTVDKWIYTREQ; translated from the coding sequence ATGAAACTATTTATCACATCCTTTCTTTTTATCCTATTCTCAGGATGTACAAAGGATGTATATGATCCTTCCGATAAAATTCCGGGAGAAGGTACTAATCCATTCTCAAAGGTAACAATTTCCTCTAATTTCGATTGGTCGATGATACAAATATCCCACCTTACCGTACAATCTTTCGACCCCTATGATGGCACCTATAATTATCTGGTAGAAGTATTTGATAAAAGTCCGGAAGATCAAGATGCGAATCTTCTCGCTACCGGGGTTTGCTCAAAGAAAACGCTTTTCGATAAGAAAATTATCTATCCAAAGGGAGAGTCGGATCAAGTTTACATAAAATTGACGACCCCTACCGGATATCAAGTTACCGCTCCTGTCACCTTAACACCGGGTAATGATAATGTCTGTGCTTTCGATTCGTTAGCCGTATCGCAGGAAACAACCGCTACTCCGGTTAGCCGTACCCCGACCCGAAGCGTGTCTTCCACCTATACATTTATAATAGAAGACTCTTTCCCTAATTACGGAGATTATGATTTTAATGATGCCGTGATAAAAGTCCAGATGGAAACTTCCATGAAAGACGATTATGTACAATTCGCCAATATAAAACTGACTTTCCGTGCATTAGGCGGAACTAAGCGGGCCGGAGCTTTCATCCATCTCCCCGGCATAAAGTCCAAAGACATCCAAAAAGCCGAGTTAAATGGCTGGACCACGACTCCAGAATCGGAAACCGAGACTCCGGTTTATGCCCTATCGGATGATATACATGGATTATTCTCTTTTCATGAAATGATTAATACAGATAATGACCTTCCATATAGGGGAAAGCAAGAACGTTTGATCACCTTTTCGTTCGCAGCCGGTGCCTTAAAAGATTTGACCATTGATGACATCGATCTTTTCACGACCGTATTAAAGCGGGAAGGAGAGGTCTTACGCACGGAAATCCACCAACGTAATTATAGCTATACCCCCAAAGGGGTCAGATACCGTTATTACTCAAATGATAATTGCATATGGGCCTTAATGATACCGGATGATTTCAAATACCCTGTGGAACATGCTTTTATTGGTGATGCCTATCCGGATCTATTGAAATGGGTAAGTGGAGATAGCAAACATGTACAATGGTATAAAAGTAAGAATACAGTTGATAAGTGGATTTATACCCGAGAACAATAA
- a CDS encoding DUF3836 domain-containing protein has protein sequence MKTSVWGKSILALVFTFMCSLAISAASPKDYLYDTKEENGKIISKVVFLQENGLLNKQVRYEFQYNENGKVSEKKAFRWDRTNDEWVPFYQITYQYDDQSGEIKTNYGMWDKKKKNFSLNVQNMIIPSTNYEEIFS, from the coding sequence ATGAAGACATCAGTTTGGGGTAAAAGTATTCTTGCGCTTGTTTTTACTTTCATGTGTAGTTTAGCGATAAGCGCAGCGTCTCCTAAAGATTATCTATATGATACAAAAGAGGAGAATGGTAAGATTATCTCTAAAGTGGTATTCTTACAGGAAAACGGACTGTTGAACAAACAGGTAAGATATGAGTTCCAGTACAACGAGAACGGCAAGGTTTCCGAGAAGAAAGCGTTTCGTTGGGATCGGACAAACGATGAATGGGTTCCATTCTATCAGATCACTTATCAATATGATGATCAAAGTGGAGAGATAAAGACAAATTACGGTATGTGGGATAAGAAAAAGAAAAACTTTAGCTTAAATGTCCAGAACATGATTATCCCGAGTACTAATTACGAAGAAATTTTCTCATAA